TTGGCTTCTTTACGGTGGACGACTTCGTCGGCATACCGTACACCTTTGCCCTTGTAAGGCTCCGGCGGACGGAAACCACGAATCTCAGCCGCAACCTGACCTACCAGCTGTTTGTCGATACCCTTGATCAGGATGTCGGTCTGGTTGGGGGTTTCTGCGGTGATGCCTTGCGGCAGTTCGTAGTCCACAGGGTGAGAGAAGCCCAGAGCGAGGTTCAGCACCTGACCTTTGGCTTGGGCCTTGTAGCCCACACCGACCAGTTGCAGCTTGCGCT
The window above is part of the Pseudomonas oryzihabitans genome. Proteins encoded here:
- the rplF gene encoding 50S ribosomal protein L6, coding for MSRVAKNPVRLPAGVEVNLAGQALSIKGAKGALELKVHPSVEVTQESGELRFAARNGDQQTRAMAGTTRALVNNMVIGVSQGFERKLQLVGVGYKAQAKGQVLNLALGFSHPVDYELPQGITAETPNQTDILIKGIDKQLVGQVAAEIRGFRPPEPYKGKGVRYADEVVHRKEAKKK